The Parabacteroides sp. AD58 genome includes a window with the following:
- a CDS encoding DUF6383 domain-containing protein: MNKKVLTLCAAMLLSGSSLVYAGDYVNNGISGTNWQTELNAFMGGDKPVTLSADGLKMTVNDEVTFSDQRNFLLIDKDNFVLDGNHQTWNGRIVITGENVTIKNLKINYKNVMISPNAGEDGTVIENKSAITVFASRVNLIDNEITVSSSDPNDAHVANGISIYPLTSDPVFIITGNTINNANEIANGDEIWPDSPAFGIEIIGNIPGEANNGYTYFTSKSGNSGSASNVNFSNSKISDNKINNAAIDYAYVEAHGVVSQTNPNGDRFEVVTITKSQTNDKAFNKTLKNAADNAIITLVGFTYDEIQNKVNDLDLAGKDFTIISGSYNIAVGNPNQVDNGNTTVKVDGVSETQWGNYESFKSDGTTDKVVLVFNGATVKAFKDAAGNVSYTMGNYDPNSTNGNVASQYFFTLTPYELSADEYELRLKDCYGNFVKVDGQYVTVENVNVQVNSDGNYEYKSSVTGNDWKEMDGDNTVFPTDLELKAGDKWVTIDENGSFATISPIFLAHTFGIADIQIANVYASTLLKRYGEYFTIDITYKKDEVGQTDLTSIFEGNLCPMERVEYTSGEATYIKANPWATSFMLVNEKGEILAVNKNEDDRLSEGSNNHVYPLTTITPHDYVVDQAGDKNYVTTFYFEYTPGKDVSEVTEITNIYAWDAVDRKALEIGCYLDKKVPTLVAKDGAGLLDVTIELNKGSLVDAASWLNQPAYYTVEVLNKAKDAAHKGQVLGLNENGAIDYVAATKTDINRPEGQFAISYNVNTGNYDFTNRETGETAWSLLMGDRLYKISSTEFAYLHGSHMDTLAIKPVTTYKSYDGFRRYSAADLNNNTYNIAMNLLDESFLYVVENHDDKHRIGLDREEATEWRIEIPTVKLLDAAGAQKALVADTVKVPATIKYWKDNQWVYTNDKDSKNVDGSYKYYDPNTVLEICTYILKNTDTDEYMSGSDDAEEEANTYYYCPYETVATRIALKLVGDSTVNLVPVYGYYYNWYKGSSMKESDYNANYYLSLSRSKIIGGTTSATGVLKDVDLYEATSNDLFVINEAAAPTYKKMEQGQKIVISRVENNDEVIYEKGEFAGIDNIKAYTDINPTLYVDTAYVNREGNYRYEYLLGVNINRVDTVDDCGNPNHEHPRTVFTEGRFLVNMRDSAEVEDEKNVHNNKFEYDGESKLAFVSGYHQNDTLYITDEAGKVIAKSEVGNAAPHFAKFAFKMINETNNEFVIEVGESAAKQYVSKNGSWTTVTNVEASRGYLRWHNGNLVVTPYLDQAEHFTMEASDKEATANEAISAGNVVVAGTNGAVVVKGAEGKNVIVSTILGKVVANEVVSSDNAQITAPAGIVVVSVDGESFKVVVK, encoded by the coding sequence ATGAACAAAAAAGTACTTACGCTTTGTGCGGCGATGTTGCTGAGTGGCTCGTCTCTAGTTTATGCTGGAGATTATGTCAATAATGGAATCTCGGGCACGAATTGGCAGACTGAATTGAACGCATTTATGGGAGGTGATAAACCTGTAACATTGTCTGCTGATGGTTTGAAAATGACAGTTAATGATGAAGTGACATTTTCAGATCAAAGAAATTTTTTATTGATTGACAAAGATAATTTTGTTTTGGATGGTAATCATCAAACATGGAATGGACGTATCGTTATTACAGGAGAAAATGTTACTATTAAGAATTTAAAGATAAACTATAAAAATGTAATGATTTCTCCAAACGCAGGAGAGGATGGAACTGTTATTGAAAATAAAAGTGCCATTACTGTTTTTGCTTCTAGGGTTAATCTTATTGATAATGAGATTACAGTAAGTAGTTCAGACCCGAATGACGCTCATGTTGCAAATGGAATTTCAATTTATCCGTTGACATCAGATCCTGTATTTATTATTACTGGAAATACTATTAATAATGCAAATGAAATTGCTAATGGAGATGAAATTTGGCCTGATTCACCTGCATTTGGTATTGAAATAATCGGAAATATACCAGGAGAAGCAAATAATGGTTATACCTACTTTACTAGTAAGAGTGGAAATAGTGGTTCTGCTTCTAATGTGAATTTTTCTAATTCGAAAATTTCTGATAATAAAATCAATAATGCTGCTATTGACTATGCTTATGTAGAAGCACATGGGGTGGTTTCACAAACTAATCCAAATGGAGATAGATTTGAGGTAGTTACGATTACTAAAAGTCAAACTAACGATAAGGCCTTTAATAAGACTTTGAAAAATGCGGCTGACAATGCAATAATTACACTTGTAGGATTTACTTATGATGAAATTCAGAATAAAGTTAATGATCTTGATTTAGCAGGGAAAGACTTTACTATTATTTCAGGTAGTTATAATATTGCAGTTGGTAATCCTAACCAAGTGGATAATGGTAACACAACAGTCAAAGTTGATGGAGTTAGTGAAACACAATGGGGTAATTATGAGTCTTTTAAATCAGACGGAACGACAGATAAAGTCGTGTTAGTTTTTAATGGTGCTACGGTAAAAGCATTTAAAGATGCTGCAGGTAATGTTTCTTATACTATGGGAAATTATGATCCTAATAGTACAAATGGAAACGTAGCTTCTCAATATTTCTTTACATTGACTCCATATGAGCTTAGTGCGGACGAATATGAATTACGCTTGAAAGATTGTTATGGCAATTTTGTTAAAGTCGATGGTCAGTATGTGACAGTTGAAAATGTAAATGTACAAGTAAACAGTGATGGAAATTACGAGTACAAATCATCTGTAACAGGTAATGACTGGAAAGAAATGGATGGTGATAATACCGTATTCCCGACAGACTTGGAATTGAAGGCTGGAGATAAGTGGGTAACAATTGATGAAAATGGTTCGTTTGCGACTATTTCACCAATTTTCTTAGCTCACACTTTTGGTATTGCAGATATCCAAATCGCTAATGTATATGCTTCTACATTATTAAAACGTTACGGAGAATATTTCACGATAGACATTACTTACAAGAAAGATGAAGTAGGTCAGACAGATTTGACTAGCATTTTTGAAGGTAATTTGTGTCCAATGGAAAGAGTTGAATATACTTCAGGGGAGGCTACTTATATAAAAGCAAATCCTTGGGCAACCTCATTTATGTTAGTAAATGAAAAGGGTGAAATCTTAGCTGTAAATAAGAATGAAGATGATCGCTTGTCAGAAGGTTCCAACAATCATGTTTATCCATTGACAACGATTACTCCACATGATTATGTAGTAGATCAAGCTGGGGATAAAAACTATGTAACAACTTTCTACTTTGAATATACTCCAGGCAAAGATGTGTCAGAGGTAACGGAGATTACTAATATTTATGCCTGGGATGCTGTTGATCGTAAAGCATTAGAAATAGGTTGTTATTTAGATAAAAAAGTTCCTACTTTGGTTGCTAAAGATGGAGCTGGATTGCTTGATGTAACTATTGAACTGAACAAGGGTTCATTGGTAGATGCTGCATCTTGGTTGAATCAACCAGCATATTATACTGTAGAAGTACTGAATAAAGCTAAGGATGCAGCTCACAAAGGTCAAGTTTTAGGCTTGAATGAAAATGGCGCTATTGATTATGTTGCAGCTACGAAGACTGACATCAACAGACCGGAAGGACAGTTCGCTATTTCTTACAATGTCAATACTGGAAACTATGACTTTACAAACCGTGAAACAGGAGAGACTGCTTGGTCGTTGTTGATGGGAGATCGTTTGTATAAGATCAGTTCTACTGAATTTGCATATTTGCATGGTAGCCACATGGATACATTGGCAATCAAACCAGTTACTACTTATAAGTCTTATGATGGATTCAGACGCTATTCTGCTGCTGATTTGAACAACAACACTTACAACATTGCAATGAACTTGTTGGATGAATCATTCTTGTATGTAGTAGAAAATCATGACGACAAACATCGTATCGGTTTGGATCGTGAAGAAGCTACTGAATGGCGTATCGAAATTCCGACTGTCAAATTGTTAGATGCTGCCGGAGCTCAGAAGGCATTGGTTGCTGATACTGTAAAAGTACCTGCTACGATTAAATATTGGAAAGATAATCAGTGGGTTTACACAAATGATAAAGACAGCAAGAATGTAGATGGTTCTTATAAATATTATGATCCTAACACTGTATTGGAAATCTGTACATATATCTTAAAGAATACAGATACTGATGAATACATGAGTGGTTCAGATGATGCTGAAGAAGAGGCAAATACTTACTACTATTGTCCTTATGAAACAGTGGCTACTCGTATCGCTTTGAAATTAGTAGGTGATAGTACAGTTAATTTGGTCCCGGTTTATGGTTATTACTATAATTGGTATAAGGGTTCTTCAATGAAAGAATCTGATTATAATGCAAATTATTACTTAAGTCTGAGTCGTTCTAAGATCATCGGTGGAACAACTTCTGCTACAGGTGTATTGAAAGATGTAGATTTGTATGAAGCTACTTCTAATGATCTGTTCGTAATCAATGAAGCCGCTGCTCCTACTTACAAGAAGATGGAACAAGGTCAGAAGATCGTTATCTCTCGTGTAGAGAACAATGACGAAGTAATTTATGAAAAGGGTGAATTTGCAGGTATTGACAATATCAAGGCTTATACGGATATTAATCCTACATTGTATGTTGATACAGCTTATGTAAACCGTGAAGGTAACTATCGTTATGAATACCTGTTGGGTGTAAATATCAACCGGGTAGATACTGTTGACGATTGTGGTAATCCAAATCACGAACATCCACGTACAGTATTTACTGAAGGTCGCTTCTTGGTAAATATGCGCGATTCTGCTGAAGTTGAAGATGAAAAGAATGTTCATAACAACAAGTTTGAATACGATGGTGAAAGCAAGTTGGCATTCGTTTCAGGTTATCACCAGAATGATACATTGTATATCACAGACGAAGCTGGTAAGGTTATTGCTAAATCTGAAGTAGGTAATGCCGCTCCTCACTTTGCTAAGTTCGCATTCAAGATGATCAATGAAACTAACAATGAATTTGTTATTGAAGTTGGTGAATCTGCAGCTAAGCAATATGTTTCTAAGAATGGTAGCTGGACAACTGTAACAAATGTAGAAGCTTCAAGAGGTTATCTGAGATGGCACAATGGTAATTTGGTTGTTACTCCGTACTTAGACCAAGCAGAACACTTCACCATGGAAGCTAGCGACAAAGAAGCTACCGCTAACGAAGCAATCTCAGCTGGTAATGTAGTAGTAGCCGGTACAAACGGTGCAGTAGTAGTTAAGGGTGCTGAAGGTAAGAACGTAATCGTAAGTACAATCTTAGGTAAGGTTGTTGCTAACGAAGTAGTTTCTTCAGACAACGCTCAGATCACTGCTCCGGCTGGTATCGTAGTCGTATCAGTTGACGGTGAAAGCTTCAAGGTAGTCGTTAAATAA
- a CDS encoding viroplasmin family protein, with product MAKTRKYYVVWQGQHPGVYNNWDDCKEQVEGYSDAKYKAFESREAAEEAYANGYEQYIQKNPTPRMVFEKMMKEKTPVIGRPINNSLAVDAACSGNPGDMEYRGVYTATGQEIFRVGPMPKGTNNVGEFLALVHGLALLKQKNCQIPIYSDSRNAISWVKNKKCKTLLERLPENEPIFDLIARAEKWLQENTYTTPIYKWETSAWGEIPADFGRK from the coding sequence ATGGCAAAAACGCGGAAATACTATGTTGTCTGGCAAGGGCAACATCCCGGTGTGTACAACAACTGGGATGATTGTAAAGAACAAGTAGAAGGCTATTCAGACGCCAAATACAAGGCCTTTGAAAGTCGGGAAGCCGCCGAAGAAGCGTATGCCAACGGATATGAGCAGTATATTCAAAAGAATCCGACTCCACGGATGGTATTCGAGAAGATGATGAAGGAAAAGACGCCGGTCATCGGCCGTCCCATCAACAACAGTCTGGCGGTAGACGCCGCCTGCAGCGGCAATCCCGGCGACATGGAATACCGCGGTGTCTATACGGCTACCGGACAGGAAATCTTCCGGGTCGGCCCCATGCCCAAAGGTACCAACAACGTAGGCGAATTCCTGGCCCTCGTACACGGACTGGCCCTTCTCAAACAGAAGAACTGCCAGATCCCGATCTATTCAGACAGTAGGAATGCGATTTCCTGGGTGAAGAACAAGAAATGCAAGACGTTATTGGAGCGTCTGCCCGAAAACGAACCAATATTCGACCTGATTGCCCGAGCCGAAAAATGGCTGCAAGAGAATACCTATACTACACCTATTTATAAATGGGAGACATCAGCCTGGGGAGAAATTCCTGCTGATTTCGGAAGGAAGTAA
- a CDS encoding shikimate kinase, which produces MKRIFLMGYMGAGKTTVGKKLSKQLNLSFIDLDYYIEGRYHKEIRQLFAEKGEEAFRDIERRMLHEVASFEDVLISTGGGTPCFFDNMDFMNKAGTTVYLKVSVDELANRLEVCKQTRPVLRNRSGEELKQFIGESLESRSPFYEKAQIIFDAEQMMTEQDIQAITDKLMDLL; this is translated from the coding sequence ATGAAACGTATTTTTCTCATGGGATATATGGGAGCCGGCAAGACAACCGTCGGGAAAAAGTTGTCGAAACAGCTGAATCTCTCCTTTATAGACCTGGACTACTATATAGAAGGGCGTTATCATAAGGAAATACGCCAGCTTTTTGCAGAAAAAGGAGAGGAGGCTTTTCGGGATATCGAACGGCGGATGCTGCATGAGGTGGCTTCGTTTGAGGATGTGCTGATATCTACCGGGGGCGGAACTCCCTGCTTTTTCGATAATATGGACTTTATGAACAAAGCGGGAACGACGGTCTATCTGAAAGTATCGGTCGATGAACTGGCCAACCGCCTGGAAGTCTGCAAGCAGACGCGACCCGTCCTGCGGAACCGGAGCGGTGAAGAACTGAAACAGTTTATTGGAGAAAGCCTGGAGAGCCGCAGCCCTTTCTATGAGAAGGCTCAGATCATCTTTGATGCAGAGCAGATGATGACGGAGCAGGATATACAGGCGATCACTGACAAATTGATGGATTTGCTATAA
- a CDS encoding alanine dehydrogenase: protein MKNTTDNPSQQFYIPQELLQELGKMKNTLVIGIPKERNRGEKRVALTPESVEILTSYGHHVYVESGAGLGINYSDNHYSEAGAEIVATPAEVFQADLIVKILPLLPEEALLMRPRSSVFSFVPLRQMSAETYQVLMNKRITALAYDFLKDEKLMYQPIMSAMAEIEGYASISIASDLLSNNHGGKGILLGGVAGVSPTEVVIIGAGNAGTNAARAALALGASVKVFDNNIQRLRQIQRTLGVSLFTSNFHPNVLRNAFQSADVVIGALHNDHPQHRYVIAEGLIETMKKGALIIDLRMNQGGCFETTCCLSAADPEVFEQHGVLHFCKPFISNYVARTASMAFSNLLIPVLTEIGDLGSLKAMIQYNPGLKQGVYLYSGKPVNDYISNHFNLRSNNIDIYLTAF from the coding sequence ATGAAAAACACGACAGACAACCCTTCACAACAGTTTTACATTCCTCAGGAGTTATTGCAGGAACTGGGCAAGATGAAGAACACGCTGGTTATCGGAATACCCAAAGAACGGAACCGAGGTGAAAAACGGGTGGCCCTTACGCCCGAATCGGTCGAGATCCTGACCAGTTACGGACATCATGTCTATGTAGAGAGCGGAGCCGGACTAGGCATCAATTATTCTGACAATCATTATTCGGAGGCTGGAGCAGAGATTGTGGCGACTCCGGCAGAAGTATTTCAGGCAGACCTGATCGTGAAGATTCTGCCTCTATTGCCTGAAGAAGCCTTGTTGATGCGTCCGCGTAGCAGTGTCTTCTCGTTTGTTCCCCTCCGCCAGATGAGTGCTGAGACCTATCAGGTCCTGATGAACAAACGGATTACGGCTTTAGCCTATGATTTCCTGAAAGACGAGAAGCTGATGTACCAGCCGATTATGAGTGCGATGGCCGAAATAGAAGGTTATGCTTCAATCAGCATCGCATCGGATCTGTTGAGTAACAATCACGGCGGCAAAGGTATTCTGCTGGGAGGAGTTGCAGGTGTTTCCCCTACGGAGGTTGTCATTATCGGAGCCGGAAATGCCGGAACAAATGCCGCACGGGCAGCGTTGGCACTGGGCGCTTCGGTAAAGGTGTTCGACAATAATATCCAGCGGCTGCGCCAGATACAGCGGACCCTCGGGGTTTCCCTCTTTACTTCCAACTTTCATCCGAATGTATTGCGGAATGCCTTTCAGAGTGCCGATGTCGTGATCGGGGCCCTGCACAACGATCATCCGCAACATAGGTATGTGATAGCCGAAGGACTGATCGAGACGATGAAGAAAGGCGCGCTGATCATCGACCTCCGGATGAATCAGGGAGGATGCTTCGAAACGACCTGCTGCCTGTCGGCCGCAGATCCGGAAGTATTCGAACAGCACGGCGTCTTGCATTTCTGCAAGCCCTTTATCAGTAATTATGTGGCACGCACCGCATCGATGGCCTTCAGCAACCTGCTCATTCCGGTACTGACGGAAATCGGTGATTTGGGAAGTCTGAAGGCGATGATACAGTATAATCCGGGCCTCAAGCAGGGAGTTTATCTGTATTCGGGAAAACCGGTGAATGATTACATATCCAATCATTTTAATCTCAGATCAAATAATATTGATATCTATTTGACCGCTTTTTAG
- a CDS encoding 2-oxoacid:acceptor oxidoreductase subunit alpha: MTEQTKVTTLEKVVVRFSGDSGDGMQLTGTIFSNLSAVFGNEISTFPDYPAEVRAPQGTLSGVSGFQVHLGSKKIFTPGEKADVLVAMNPAALKVNVTHIKPNAIVLIDTDSFQKSDLEKAQYTTDDPFKELGLTQVQIVAAPISTMVRDGLVDFGLDNKSALRCKNMFALGLVCWLFERPLDEAMHMLQNKFAKKPVIAQANIKALTDGYNYGHNIHATVSTYRIESKKALPGTYMDVNGNKATSYGLIAAAEKAGLRLFLGSYPITPATDILHELSKRKDLGVITVQAEDEIAGVCTAIGASFAGCLAATSTSGPGLALKSEAIGLAVIAEVPLVVIDVQRGGPSTGMPTKSEQTDLLQALYGRNGECPAVVLAACTPTDCFDAAFWAGKLAVEHMTPVILLTDAFIANGSSAWRLPELDKYPEIKPNYVSNYHEEKPWKPYRRNHESMVRYWAVPGTEGFTHRLGGLEKDYETSAISTDPQNHQRMVKARQQKIDKIADYIPELKVVGDEDADLLIVGWGGTYGHLYEAMETMQEQGKKVALAHFKFINPLPKNTAEVLMKYKKVVVAEQNNGQFANYLRSKVDDFNPYKFDRVEGQPFVVSRLVEEFTKILEA; this comes from the coding sequence ATGACAGAACAAACTAAAGTAACGACATTGGAAAAGGTAGTGGTACGCTTCTCCGGAGATTCTGGAGACGGTATGCAATTGACAGGTACCATCTTTTCAAACCTGTCGGCAGTTTTCGGAAATGAAATCTCTACATTTCCCGATTATCCGGCAGAAGTGAGAGCTCCGCAAGGAACATTAAGCGGCGTTTCTGGTTTCCAGGTTCATCTGGGGTCCAAGAAAATCTTTACTCCAGGTGAGAAAGCCGATGTATTGGTGGCTATGAACCCGGCAGCATTGAAGGTGAATGTGACGCACATTAAACCGAACGCCATTGTCCTCATTGATACAGATTCTTTCCAGAAAAGCGATCTGGAAAAAGCCCAGTACACAACGGATGATCCATTCAAGGAATTGGGACTGACACAGGTACAGATCGTGGCAGCACCTATTTCGACGATGGTTCGCGACGGCCTGGTTGATTTTGGACTGGACAACAAGTCAGCCCTGCGTTGCAAGAACATGTTTGCCTTAGGTCTGGTATGCTGGCTGTTTGAACGTCCGCTCGATGAAGCCATGCATATGCTGCAGAACAAGTTCGCTAAGAAACCGGTGATTGCTCAGGCCAATATCAAGGCACTGACCGACGGTTACAACTACGGACATAACATCCATGCCACTGTTTCTACCTATCGTATCGAAAGCAAGAAAGCGCTTCCGGGTACGTATATGGATGTCAATGGAAACAAGGCTACTTCATATGGTTTGATCGCCGCTGCTGAAAAAGCTGGTTTACGTCTTTTCTTAGGTAGTTACCCGATCACTCCGGCTACTGATATTTTACATGAATTATCTAAACGCAAGGACTTGGGCGTTATCACGGTACAGGCTGAAGATGAAATTGCCGGCGTTTGTACGGCTATTGGTGCCAGCTTTGCCGGTTGTCTGGCTGCTACTTCTACTTCAGGTCCTGGTCTGGCTCTGAAGAGTGAGGCCATTGGTTTGGCAGTGATTGCCGAAGTTCCTCTGGTTGTCATCGATGTACAGCGTGGTGGTCCGTCAACGGGTATGCCGACTAAGTCTGAACAGACTGACTTGTTGCAGGCTTTGTACGGACGTAACGGTGAATGTCCGGCTGTTGTCTTGGCTGCCTGCACGCCGACCGACTGTTTCGATGCTGCCTTCTGGGCTGGTAAACTGGCTGTAGAACACATGACACCGGTTATCTTGTTGACAGATGCCTTCATCGCCAACGGTTCTTCTGCATGGCGTCTGCCGGAATTGGATAAATATCCGGAAATCAAACCGAATTATGTTTCCAATTACCACGAAGAGAAACCTTGGAAACCGTATCGCCGTAATCATGAGAGCATGGTTCGTTATTGGGCGGTCCCGGGTACGGAAGGATTTACCCACCGTCTGGGTGGTCTGGAAAAAGACTATGAAACCAGTGCAATCTCAACGGATCCACAGAACCACCAGCGTATGGTGAAAGCCCGTCAGCAGAAGATCGACAAGATTGCCGACTATATTCCTGAATTGAAGGTGGTAGGCGACGAAGATGCTGATTTGCTGATTGTCGGCTGGGGTGGTACCTACGGTCACCTGTATGAAGCTATGGAAACGATGCAGGAACAGGGTAAGAAAGTAGCTTTGGCACACTTCAAGTTTATCAATCCGCTGCCAAAGAATACGGCTGAAGTATTGATGAAATACAAGAAAGTGGTGGTAGCTGAGCAGAACAACGGACAGTTTGCCAACTATCTGAGAAGTAAAGTAGACGATTTCAATCCGTACAAGTTCGACCGTGTGGAAGGTCAGCCGTTCGTTGTATCTCGTCTGGTAGAAGAATTTACTAAAATATTGGAGGCATAA
- a CDS encoding 2-oxoacid:ferredoxin oxidoreductase subunit beta — MATEEKKYQPKDYKSDQYVRWCPGCGDHAVLNCLHKAMAEVGVAPHNMAVISGIGCSSRLPYYMNTYGFHTIHGRGAAIATGVKTARPDLSVWLITGDGDCLAIGGNHFIHAVRRNVDLNIVLFNNKIYGLTKGQYSPTSDRGFVSKSSPYGTVEDPFIPAELALGARGNFFARAIDVDLKNTTDILAASARHKGASVTEVLVNCVIFNNGIHKQITDKEFRADRTIFLRHGEKMIYGANNDKGIVLDGLKLKSVTIGQDGYTLDDVLVHDAHCKDNTLHMMLAMMGGDMPVALGIIRDVEAPTYDEAVHQQLKEVQEKMPCRTLDQFLRSGETWEIK, encoded by the coding sequence ATGGCAACAGAAGAAAAAAAATATCAACCGAAAGATTATAAAAGCGATCAATACGTCCGCTGGTGTCCGGGGTGTGGAGACCATGCCGTATTAAATTGTTTACATAAAGCGATGGCAGAAGTGGGCGTTGCTCCGCATAATATGGCTGTCATCTCAGGTATTGGCTGTTCATCCCGTCTGCCTTACTACATGAATACGTATGGTTTCCATACGATTCACGGACGTGGCGCAGCAATTGCTACGGGTGTCAAGACGGCTCGTCCGGATTTAAGTGTCTGGTTGATCACGGGTGATGGCGACTGTCTGGCTATCGGTGGTAACCACTTCATTCATGCAGTTCGTCGTAATGTCGACCTGAACATTGTATTGTTCAACAATAAGATTTACGGCTTGACAAAGGGGCAGTATTCTCCGACATCCGACCGTGGATTCGTTTCCAAGAGTTCTCCTTACGGAACAGTGGAAGATCCGTTCATCCCGGCCGAACTGGCTTTGGGAGCTCGCGGCAACTTCTTTGCCCGTGCCATCGATGTGGATTTGAAGAATACTACGGATATCCTGGCTGCTTCAGCCCGTCATAAAGGGGCTTCTGTAACCGAAGTATTGGTTAACTGTGTTATCTTCAACAATGGTATCCACAAGCAGATTACGGATAAGGAATTCCGGGCAGATCGGACTATTTTCCTGCGCCATGGCGAAAAGATGATCTATGGTGCCAATAATGACAAGGGTATCGTGCTGGACGGATTGAAACTGAAATCGGTTACAATTGGTCAGGATGGTTATACGCTGGATGATGTGTTGGTACATGATGCTCATTGCAAGGACAATACCCTGCACATGATGCTGGCCATGATGGGTGGCGACATGCCGGTTGCATTAGGTATCATCCGTGATGTAGAAGCTCCTACTTACGATGAGGCTGTTCATCAGCAGCTGAAAGAAGTTCAGGAAAAGATGCCGTGCCGTACACTGGATCAGTTCCTGAGAAGCGGCGAGACTTGGGAAATTAAGTAA
- a CDS encoding FAD:protein FMN transferase: MKQATLLTITLLVLLSFGSCQRASQMYYTYSGRLHTPYHIKYQYDKPLDGEIQAELERFYYLFNAFDSTSVVSQINRNQLTQVEDSTFRSLFRTAMLVSAYTDGAYDITCAPLINLWGFGFSKKDSVTPAHIDSVKQFIGYQKIHLNGQDIVKDDPRLILNCSSLADGTVCDMIADLFDKKGIQNYMVEFGGEIVTKGINQRGEYWKLGITRPVDDSTGLNQDLQATIHLWPKGQTAETARNNGRRGMATSGNYRNFYIKDGKKYAHTIDPREGCPVQRDVLSATVIAPTAMLADACATACMVLGSEGAEKLKQKLPEIEYFLICSSDSTGYNILESSGFSKYLISMNP, encoded by the coding sequence ATGAAACAAGCAACATTACTAACAATAACCCTGCTGGTACTTCTGTCATTCGGAAGCTGCCAGCGGGCTTCTCAGATGTATTATACGTATAGCGGTCGCCTGCATACTCCGTATCATATCAAGTATCAGTATGACAAGCCACTCGACGGTGAAATACAGGCAGAACTGGAGCGTTTTTACTACCTCTTCAATGCCTTCGATTCGACTTCGGTAGTTTCACAGATCAACCGGAACCAGCTGACGCAGGTGGAAGACAGCACTTTCCGTTCTCTTTTCCGTACGGCCATGCTCGTCTCTGCCTATACCGATGGAGCCTACGACATTACCTGTGCTCCGCTCATCAACCTCTGGGGATTCGGTTTCAGCAAGAAAGACAGTGTGACTCCCGCCCATATCGACAGTGTGAAGCAGTTTATCGGCTACCAGAAGATCCATCTCAATGGCCAGGACATCGTGAAGGATGATCCGCGCCTGATCCTGAACTGTTCGTCGCTGGCCGACGGAACGGTATGCGACATGATAGCCGACCTGTTCGACAAGAAGGGTATTCAGAATTACATGGTTGAATTTGGTGGGGAGATTGTTACGAAGGGAATCAACCAGCGCGGAGAATACTGGAAACTGGGAATCACCCGTCCGGTCGACGACAGCACCGGACTGAACCAGGACTTGCAGGCGACGATCCATCTGTGGCCGAAAGGACAGACGGCAGAAACAGCCCGTAACAACGGACGCCGCGGAATGGCTACTTCAGGAAATTACCGGAACTTCTACATCAAGGACGGTAAGAAATATGCCCATACCATCGACCCGCGCGAAGGTTGTCCGGTACAGCGGGATGTATTGAGTGCGACCGTTATTGCCCCAACTGCCATGTTAGCAGATGCGTGTGCAACGGCCTGCATGGTGTTAGGCTCGGAAGGTGCTGAAAAGCTGAAACAGAAATTGCCTGAAATCGAATATTTCCTGATCTGTTCATCCGATTCAACCGGATATAATATCCTGGAATCATCGGGCTTTTCCAAGTACCTGATTTCAATGAACCCCTAA